The Klebsiella sp. RHBSTW-00484 genome includes a window with the following:
- the folX gene encoding dihydroneopterin triphosphate 2'-epimerase, translated as MSQPDAIIRIKNLRLRTFIGIKEEEIANRQDVVVNVAIHYPADQSRNSEDINDALNYRTITKRIISHIENNRFSLLEKLTQDVLDIAREHHWVTYAEVEIDKLHALRYADSVSMTMSWRR; from the coding sequence ATGTCTCAACCAGACGCCATTATTCGAATTAAGAACCTGCGCCTGCGTACTTTTATTGGTATTAAAGAGGAAGAGATCGCCAACCGCCAGGATGTGGTGGTTAACGTCGCTATACACTACCCGGCGGATCAATCACGTAACAGTGAAGATATTAACGATGCGCTGAACTACCGCACTATCACCAAGCGCATCATTAGCCATATCGAAAATAACCGTTTCTCTCTGCTGGAAAAATTAACTCAGGATGTGCTCGACATCGCACGCGAACATCACTGGGTCACATATGCTGAAGTAGAGATCGATAAACTGCATGCGCTGCGCTACGCCGATTCGGTATCCATGACCATGAGCTGGCGGCGGTAA
- the yfcG gene encoding GSH-dependent disulfide bond oxidoreductase yields MIDLYYAPTPNGHKITIFLEEAGLAWRMMRVDIGKGEQFHPQFLAISPNNKIPAIVDHAPVDGGSPLSLFESGEILLYLAEKTGKLLSGELRERHVTLQWLFWQVGGLGPMLGQNHHFNHFAPQAVPYAIERYQVETQRLYGVLNRRLEQSPWLGGNHYSIADIACWPWVNAHQRQRVDLVNFPAVCNWFERIHQRPATVEALRKIQAN; encoded by the coding sequence ATGATCGATCTTTACTATGCACCCACCCCCAATGGCCACAAAATTACAATCTTCCTCGAAGAAGCAGGGCTGGCCTGGCGCATGATGCGGGTCGATATTGGCAAAGGTGAACAGTTTCATCCACAATTTCTCGCCATCTCCCCGAATAACAAGATCCCGGCGATCGTCGACCACGCTCCTGTTGACGGCGGCTCGCCGTTGAGCCTGTTTGAATCCGGCGAGATCCTGCTTTATCTGGCGGAAAAAACAGGCAAATTGCTTAGTGGGGAACTGCGCGAACGCCACGTTACGCTACAGTGGCTGTTCTGGCAGGTCGGCGGTTTAGGCCCGATGCTCGGGCAAAATCATCATTTTAACCATTTTGCCCCGCAGGCTGTTCCCTACGCTATTGAGCGCTATCAGGTAGAAACGCAACGTCTGTATGGTGTATTGAACCGACGTCTTGAGCAGAGTCCCTGGCTGGGTGGAAACCACTACAGCATCGCCGACATCGCCTGCTGGCCATGGGTTAATGCCCATCAGCGTCAGCGCGTGGATCTTGTCAATTTCCCCGCGGTATGTAACTGGTTTGAGCGTATTCACCAGCGCCCTGCCACCGTTGAGGCATTACGAAAAATACAAGCGAATTAA
- the yfcF gene encoding glutathione transferase, which translates to MSQPAITLWSDSDFFSPYVMSVYVALQEKSLPFTLKTVNLDSGEHLQSNWKGYSATRRVPLLEVDDFSLSESSAITEYLDERFAPPEWERLYPHDLQKRARARQLQAWLRSDLMPIREERSTIVVFAGAKKPALSEAGQQSAAKLFETAGALLAQGGQNLFGEWSIADTDLALMLNRLVLNGDEVPVALVEYATFQWQRASVQRYVALSAKRAG; encoded by the coding sequence ATGAGCCAGCCTGCTATTACCCTGTGGTCCGATTCTGATTTTTTCTCGCCGTATGTGATGTCCGTGTATGTTGCCCTGCAGGAAAAGAGCCTGCCTTTTACCCTTAAAACCGTCAATCTCGACAGCGGCGAGCATCTGCAAAGCAACTGGAAAGGCTATTCTGCTACCCGCCGCGTGCCGCTTCTGGAGGTCGATGATTTCTCCCTGAGCGAATCTTCGGCGATTACCGAATATCTGGACGAACGCTTTGCGCCGCCGGAGTGGGAACGTCTCTATCCCCATGATCTGCAAAAGCGCGCGCGGGCGCGTCAGTTGCAGGCCTGGCTGCGCAGCGATTTGATGCCGATTCGCGAAGAGCGTTCGACGATCGTAGTGTTTGCCGGAGCAAAGAAACCGGCGCTCAGCGAAGCCGGGCAGCAAAGCGCCGCGAAACTGTTTGAAACCGCCGGGGCGCTACTGGCGCAGGGCGGCCAGAATCTGTTTGGCGAGTGGTCCATTGCCGATACCGATCTCGCGTTGATGCTCAATCGACTGGTACTCAATGGCGATGAGGTACCAGTGGCGCTGGTGGAGTACGCCACCTTCCAGTGGCAGCGGGCGTCGGTTCAGCGCTACGTCGCACTGTCGGCTAAACGCGCGGGCTGA
- the yfcE gene encoding phosphodiesterase has product MKLMFASDIHGSLPATDRVLELFAQSGAQWLVILGDVLNHGPRNALPEGYAPAQVADKLNSVAERVIAVRGNCDSEVDQMLLHFPITAPWQQVLSDRLRLFLTHGHLYSPDNLPPLAAGDVLAYGHTHIPVAEKRGEIFLFNPGSVSIPKGGFSPSYGLLDEGRLQVLALDDHQVIAEVAIYP; this is encoded by the coding sequence ATGAAGCTGATGTTTGCATCGGATATCCACGGCTCTCTGCCCGCAACTGATCGCGTACTTGAACTGTTCGCGCAAAGTGGGGCACAGTGGCTGGTGATCCTTGGTGATGTGCTCAATCACGGGCCGCGTAACGCGCTACCCGAAGGTTATGCCCCTGCTCAGGTTGCGGATAAGCTGAATAGCGTGGCGGAGCGGGTGATTGCCGTGCGTGGCAATTGCGACAGCGAAGTTGACCAGATGCTGCTTCATTTCCCCATTACCGCTCCCTGGCAGCAGGTTTTAAGCGATCGCTTGCGCCTGTTTCTGACCCACGGACATCTGTATAGCCCCGATAATTTACCTCCGCTCGCCGCTGGCGATGTGCTGGCTTATGGTCATACTCATATTCCGGTTGCTGAGAAACGCGGTGAGATTTTTCTCTTCAACCCCGGCTCGGTCAGCATTCCCAAAGGGGGATTTTCCCCCAGCTACGGCCTTCTGGATGAGGGGCGATTGCAGGTTTTAGCACTCGATGATCATCAGGTTATTGCAGAGGTCGCAATTTACCCGTAA
- the yfcD gene encoding NUDIX hydrolase YfcD, which yields MAEQNDLASTEWVDIVNENNEVIAQSSREQMRAECLRHRATYIVVHDGMGKILVQRRTETKDFHPGMLDATAGGVVQADEQMLESARREAEEELGIAGVPFADHGQFYYEDKHCRVWGGLFSCVSHGPFALQEEEVSEVCWLTPVEITARCDEFTPDSLKALALWMTRNANNESSKAEKQEEAE from the coding sequence ATGGCGGAACAGAACGATTTGGCAAGCACAGAATGGGTCGATATTGTTAATGAAAACAATGAGGTGATAGCACAATCCAGCCGCGAACAAATGCGTGCGGAGTGTCTGCGTCATCGGGCGACCTACATTGTTGTTCATGATGGGATGGGCAAAATCCTCGTGCAGCGCCGTACCGAAACCAAGGATTTCCATCCGGGAATGCTGGATGCCACCGCTGGTGGCGTGGTGCAGGCGGATGAGCAAATGTTGGAGTCCGCGCGCCGCGAAGCGGAAGAAGAGCTCGGCATCGCCGGTGTCCCCTTTGCCGATCACGGACAGTTCTACTACGAAGATAAACACTGCCGCGTCTGGGGTGGCCTGTTTAGCTGCGTATCGCACGGACCTTTCGCCCTGCAAGAAGAGGAAGTGAGTGAAGTGTGCTGGCTGACGCCAGTGGAGATCACTGCACGCTGCGACGAGTTCACGCCGGATTCATTGAAAGCGCTGGCTCTATGGATGACCCGTAATGCTAATAATGAGTCATCGAAAGCTGAAAAACAGGAAGAGGCGGAGTAG
- a CDS encoding LacI family DNA-binding transcriptional regulator, which produces MSLTRKRRSTGKVTIADVAQLAGVGTMTVSRALRTPEQVSDKLREKIEAAVQELGYMPNLAASALASASSRTIAMVVPNLAESGCSAMFAGLQQVLQPAGYQIMLAESLHRLEQEEKLLETLLASNIAAAILLSVEHSDTVRHWLKNASIPVMEMGAMRADPLDMNIGIDNVAAMFELTEMLIHRGYQNIGLLCANQEQWIFQQHLQGWYKAMLRHHMSPNRVINAALPPNFSTGASQLPEFLLAWPELDALVCVSDELACGALYECQRRRIKVPDDLAVVGFGDSDVSRVCQPPLTTMAVPHHKIGIEAGRALLERLNEGSWSDRKPITSSLCLRDSC; this is translated from the coding sequence ATGTCTCTAACCCGAAAACGGCGTAGTACCGGCAAAGTGACGATCGCCGATGTTGCTCAGCTTGCTGGTGTGGGCACGATGACCGTTTCCCGTGCTCTGCGCACGCCGGAGCAGGTTTCCGATAAACTGCGTGAAAAAATTGAAGCGGCAGTGCAGGAACTGGGATATATGCCCAACCTTGCCGCCAGCGCGCTGGCTTCAGCCTCTTCAAGAACAATAGCGATGGTGGTGCCAAATCTTGCTGAGTCGGGATGTTCAGCAATGTTCGCCGGACTTCAGCAAGTCTTACAGCCTGCGGGCTATCAAATCATGCTGGCGGAGTCACTGCACCGGTTGGAGCAGGAAGAGAAACTGCTGGAAACCCTGTTGGCTTCCAATATCGCCGCCGCCATCCTGCTTAGCGTTGAGCATAGCGATACTGTACGCCATTGGCTGAAGAACGCCTCAATTCCGGTGATGGAAATGGGTGCGATGCGCGCCGACCCCCTCGACATGAATATCGGTATTGATAACGTCGCAGCGATGTTCGAACTCACGGAGATGCTCATCCACCGCGGCTACCAGAATATTGGTCTACTGTGCGCCAACCAGGAGCAGTGGATTTTTCAGCAGCATTTGCAAGGCTGGTATAAAGCGATGCTGCGCCACCATATGTCCCCCAATCGGGTGATTAACGCCGCACTGCCACCCAATTTTTCCACCGGCGCTTCACAACTGCCTGAGTTTTTACTGGCCTGGCCGGAACTGGATGCGCTGGTTTGCGTTTCCGATGAACTGGCATGCGGCGCACTGTATGAATGCCAGCGTCGGCGTATTAAAGTTCCTGACGATTTAGCCGTCGTTGGCTTTGGAGATAGCGATGTCAGTCGGGTTTGCCAACCGCCGTTAACCACGATGGCGGTGCCGCACCACAAGATTGGCATTGAGGCCGGACGTGCGCTGCTGGAGCGCCTGAATGAGGGGAGCTGGAGCGACAGAAAGCCCATCACCTCCAGCTTATGCCTGCGGGATAGCTGTTAG
- a CDS encoding PTS sugar transporter subunit IIA: protein MLKTWISDATITLQQEVETWPQALDICARPLLEFGVIAPEYVMEIAEQHHKLGPYYVLAPGLAMPHARPEDGAKGLGLSLLKLEQGVSFGSEEFDPVDIIIMLAAPDKHSHIEMISALAELFSSDEDMEKLHQAKTLEEIKTIIARF from the coding sequence ATGCTTAAAACATGGATCTCTGATGCAACCATTACGCTCCAGCAGGAAGTAGAAACCTGGCCGCAGGCGCTGGATATCTGCGCCAGGCCGTTGCTTGAATTCGGCGTCATCGCGCCTGAGTATGTGATGGAGATCGCTGAGCAACACCATAAACTGGGGCCGTATTATGTGCTGGCTCCGGGGTTGGCAATGCCGCATGCGCGGCCGGAAGATGGGGCGAAGGGCTTAGGTTTATCGCTACTGAAGCTGGAACAGGGCGTGTCATTTGGTTCTGAAGAGTTCGACCCGGTTGATATTATTATTATGCTTGCGGCACCGGATAAGCACAGCCACATCGAAATGATCTCCGCGCTGGCGGAATTATTTTCCAGTGATGAAGATATGGAAAAATTACATCAGGCGAAAACCCTGGAGGAGATAAAAACAATAATTGCACGATTCTGA
- a CDS encoding PTS sugar transporter subunit IIB, with protein sequence MKIMAICGSGLGSSFMVEMNIKKVLKKLEIEAEVEHSDLSSATPGAADLFVMAKDIAASASVPESQLVVITNIIDINELEAQLRAWFAKQ encoded by the coding sequence ATGAAAATCATGGCAATTTGTGGTTCAGGCCTGGGCAGTAGTTTTATGGTTGAGATGAATATTAAAAAAGTGCTTAAAAAACTTGAAATAGAAGCTGAAGTGGAGCACTCCGATCTCTCATCGGCAACGCCGGGCGCGGCAGATTTATTTGTGATGGCAAAAGATATTGCCGCCAGCGCCAGCGTGCCGGAAAGCCAGCTGGTGGTGATCACCAACATCATCGACATTAATGAACTCGAAGCGCAACTGCGCGCGTGGTTCGCCAAACAATAA
- a CDS encoding PTS ascorbate transporter subunit IIC — protein MFILETLNFVVDILKVPSVLVGLIALIGLVAQKKSFSDVVKGTIKTILGFIVLGGGATVLVGSLNPLGGMFEHAFNIQGIIPNNEAIVSIALEKYGASTALIMAFGMVANILVARFTRLKYIFLTGHHTFYMACMIGVILTVAGFEGVGLVFTGSLILGLVMAFFPALAQRYMKRITGTDDIAFGHFGTLGYVLSGWIGSVCGKGSRSTEEMNLPKNLSFLRDSSISISLTMMIIYLIMAVSAGREYVESTYSGGQNYLVYAIIMAITFAAGVFIILQGVRLILAEIVPAFTGFSEKLVPNARPALDCPVVYPYAPNAVLIGFLFSFLGGLVGLFLCGQFKWVLILPGVVPHFFTGATAGVFGNATGGRRGAMIGAFANGLLITFLPVLLLPVLGAIGFANTTFSDADFGAVGIVLGNLARYLSPMAITGLVVALFALLVAYNIFAKKKSAGGSAQENSGAKS, from the coding sequence ATGTTTATCCTTGAAACGCTGAATTTTGTTGTTGATATTCTCAAGGTACCCTCAGTTCTGGTCGGGTTAATTGCGCTAATTGGTCTGGTAGCGCAAAAAAAATCTTTTTCCGATGTCGTGAAAGGAACGATAAAAACTATTCTGGGATTTATCGTTCTGGGTGGTGGTGCGACGGTATTAGTTGGCTCGCTTAATCCGCTAGGGGGAATGTTTGAGCATGCCTTTAATATTCAGGGGATTATTCCTAATAACGAGGCGATTGTTTCTATTGCTCTGGAAAAATATGGTGCTTCAACCGCGCTGATTATGGCATTTGGGATGGTGGCAAATATTCTGGTCGCGCGCTTTACGCGTCTGAAATACATCTTCCTGACCGGGCATCACACCTTCTATATGGCCTGTATGATCGGCGTGATCCTCACCGTGGCGGGCTTCGAAGGCGTCGGACTCGTGTTTACCGGCTCGCTGATTCTCGGACTGGTGATGGCGTTCTTCCCGGCGCTGGCGCAGCGCTATATGAAGCGGATTACCGGTACCGATGATATCGCTTTCGGCCACTTCGGCACGCTGGGCTATGTGCTCTCAGGCTGGATTGGCAGCGTCTGCGGCAAAGGCTCTCGCTCGACCGAAGAGATGAATCTGCCGAAGAACCTGAGCTTCCTGCGCGACAGCTCCATCTCCATTTCGCTGACCATGATGATTATCTATTTGATCATGGCGGTGAGTGCGGGGCGTGAGTATGTTGAAAGCACCTACAGCGGCGGCCAGAACTATCTGGTGTACGCCATCATTATGGCGATTACCTTCGCCGCCGGGGTGTTCATCATCCTGCAAGGGGTTCGTCTGATTCTGGCGGAAATTGTACCGGCTTTTACCGGCTTCTCGGAAAAGCTGGTGCCAAATGCGCGCCCTGCGCTGGACTGTCCGGTTGTTTACCCCTACGCGCCCAATGCCGTGCTGATTGGTTTCCTGTTTAGCTTCCTCGGTGGTCTGGTCGGGTTATTCCTCTGCGGGCAGTTTAAGTGGGTACTGATTTTGCCGGGCGTGGTGCCGCACTTCTTTACCGGTGCGACTGCCGGGGTGTTCGGCAATGCTACCGGTGGTCGTCGTGGAGCAATGATCGGTGCTTTTGCCAACGGTCTGCTGATCACCTTCCTGCCAGTGCTGCTGCTTCCGGTGCTGGGGGCGATTGGTTTTGCCAACACGACTTTCTCTGATGCGGACTTTGGCGCGGTAGGGATTGTGCTCGGTAACCTGGCGCGCTACCTGTCACCGATGGCAATTACGGGTCTTGTCGTGGCGTTGTTCGCACTGCTGGTGGCCTACAACATTTTTGCGAAAAAGAAATCTGCGGGCGGTAGCGCGCAGGAGAACAGCGGAGCCAAATCATGA
- a CDS encoding transketolase, with amino-acid sequence MNVKEVTQLARDIRVATLKSLTNLGFGHYGGSMSVVETLAVLYGAVMKIDPADPDWPERDYFVLSKGHAGPALYSTLAIKGYFPLEELSTLNHNGTRLPSHPDRLKTRGVDATTGSLGQGISIAGGMALSHKLAGRANRVFCIVGDGELNEGQCWEAFQFIAHHRLNNLTVFVDWNKLQLDGTLDEIICAFNLEDKFRAFGFDVVTVKGDDISGLLAAVQPHPPADARPRVVILDSIKGQGVPYLEQLSNNHHLRLTDEMKEALNETIRQLEAAHD; translated from the coding sequence ATGAATGTGAAAGAAGTGACCCAACTGGCGCGAGACATTCGCGTCGCCACCTTAAAATCGCTGACGAATCTGGGTTTTGGTCACTATGGCGGCAGTATGTCGGTGGTGGAAACGCTGGCGGTGTTATATGGCGCGGTAATGAAAATCGACCCCGCCGATCCGGACTGGCCGGAGCGCGATTACTTTGTACTGTCGAAAGGTCATGCGGGCCCGGCGTTATACAGCACGTTAGCCATCAAGGGCTATTTCCCATTGGAAGAGCTAAGCACGCTCAACCATAACGGTACGCGACTGCCCAGCCACCCGGACAGGCTGAAAACGCGCGGCGTCGATGCCACGACCGGATCGCTGGGGCAGGGGATTTCTATCGCTGGCGGCATGGCGTTGTCGCATAAGCTGGCGGGGCGCGCGAATCGCGTGTTCTGCATCGTCGGCGACGGCGAGCTGAATGAAGGCCAGTGCTGGGAAGCGTTCCAGTTTATCGCCCACCATCGGCTGAATAATCTGACGGTGTTTGTTGACTGGAACAAGTTACAGCTGGACGGCACGCTGGACGAAATTATCTGCGCTTTCAATCTGGAAGATAAATTCCGCGCCTTTGGTTTTGATGTCGTCACGGTGAAAGGTGATGACATTTCCGGACTGCTGGCGGCGGTTCAGCCGCACCCACCTGCGGATGCACGTCCGCGAGTGGTGATCCTCGACAGCATTAAAGGGCAGGGCGTGCCGTACCTCGAGCAGCTCAGTAATAACCACCACCTGCGTCTGACGGATGAGATGAAAGAGGCGCTGAACGAGACGATTCGCCAACTGGAGGCCGCACATGATTAA
- a CDS encoding transketolase family protein yields the protein MIKVAPAGQKDSVEMRKVYARFITQEIEAGSPIIALEADLMSSMAMDGVAREYPQHVINCGIMEANVIGTAAGLALTGRKPFVHTFTAFASRRCFDQLFMSLDYQRNNVKVIASDAGITACHNGGTHMSFEDMGIVRGLAHSVVLEVTDAVMFDDILRQLIDLDGFYWVRTIRKQAPSVYAAGSTFTIGKGNVLREGEDITLIANGIMVAEALEAARQLEQEGVSAAVIDMFTLKPIDRMLVKNYAEKTGRIVTCENHSIHNGLGSAVAEVLVETCPVPMRRVGVKERYGQVGTQDFLQKEYGLTAHDIVSAARELL from the coding sequence ATGATTAAGGTTGCACCCGCAGGACAAAAAGATAGTGTGGAGATGCGCAAGGTCTACGCCAGATTCATCACACAAGAGATTGAAGCGGGCAGCCCGATTATTGCCCTGGAAGCTGACTTGATGAGCTCAATGGCGATGGACGGTGTGGCGCGGGAGTATCCGCAGCATGTGATCAACTGCGGCATTATGGAAGCTAACGTGATTGGCACCGCTGCCGGGCTGGCGTTGACCGGACGCAAGCCATTTGTTCATACCTTTACCGCCTTCGCCAGCCGTCGCTGCTTTGACCAACTGTTTATGTCGCTGGATTATCAGCGCAATAACGTCAAAGTGATCGCCTCGGATGCCGGTATTACCGCCTGCCATAATGGCGGAACCCACATGTCGTTTGAGGATATGGGCATTGTGCGTGGCCTGGCGCACTCGGTGGTGCTGGAGGTGACCGATGCAGTAATGTTCGACGATATCCTGCGCCAGCTTATCGATCTCGACGGTTTCTACTGGGTGCGCACGATCCGTAAACAGGCGCCAAGCGTGTATGCGGCGGGCTCAACATTTACCATCGGCAAGGGTAACGTGCTGCGCGAAGGTGAGGATATCACACTGATCGCCAACGGCATTATGGTTGCAGAAGCGCTGGAGGCGGCGCGCCAGCTCGAACAGGAAGGGGTCAGCGCGGCAGTGATTGATATGTTTACCTTGAAGCCTATCGATCGCATGCTGGTGAAAAACTATGCTGAAAAAACTGGGCGTATCGTCACCTGTGAAAACCACAGTATTCATAATGGCCTGGGATCGGCGGTGGCGGAGGTATTGGTGGAAACCTGTCCGGTACCGATGCGTCGCGTGGGAGTGAAAGAACGCTATGGTCAGGTGGGAACGCAGGACTTTTTGCAGAAGGAGTATGGCCTGACGGCGCATGATATTGTCTCGGCGGCGCGAGAGCTGCTGTAA
- the pta gene encoding phosphate acetyltransferase, with translation MSRTIMLIPTGTSVGLTSVSLGVIRAMERKGVRLSVFKPIAQPRAGGDAPDQTTTIIRANSDLPAAEPLKMSHVESLLSSNQKDVLMEEIIANYHANAQDAEVVLVEGLVPTRKHQFAQSLNYEIAKTLNAEIVFVMSQGTDTPEQLKERMELTRSSFGGAKNTSITGVIVNKLNAPVDEQGRTRPDLSEIFDDSSKAKVVKIDPVLLQNGSPLPVLGAVPWSFDLIATRAIDMAHHLNATIINEGDINTRRVKSVTFCARSIPHMLEHFRAGSLLVTSADRPDVLVAACLAAMNGVEIGAILLTGAYEMDPRVSKLCERAFATGLPVFMVNTNTWQTSLSLQSFNLEVPADDHARIEKVQEYVANYINADWIESLTATSERSRRLSPPAFRYQLTELARKAGKRVVLPEGDEPRTVKAAAICAERGIATCVLLGNPDEIIRVAASQGVELGTGVEIVDPEVVRESYVARLVELRKSKGMTETVAREQLEDNVVLGTLMLEQDDVDGLVSGAVHTTANTIRPPLQLIKTAPGSSLVSSVFFMLLPEQVYVYGDCAINPDPTAEQLAEIAIQSADSATAFGIEPRVAMLSYSTGTSGAGSDVEKVREATRLAQEKRPDLMIDGPLQYDAAVMADVAKSKAPNSPVAGRATVFIFPDLNTGNTTYKAVQRSADLISIGPMLQGMRKPVNDLSRGALVDDIVYTIALTAIQSSQQQA, from the coding sequence GTGTCCCGTACAATCATGTTGATCCCTACCGGAACCAGCGTAGGCCTGACCAGCGTCAGCCTCGGCGTTATCCGTGCTATGGAACGTAAAGGCGTTCGTCTGAGCGTCTTTAAACCTATCGCCCAGCCGCGTGCTGGTGGCGATGCACCAGACCAGACCACTACCATCATTCGCGCGAACTCCGACCTTCCGGCCGCAGAACCGTTAAAAATGAGCCACGTTGAGTCGCTGCTTTCCAGCAACCAGAAAGACGTGCTGATGGAAGAGATCATCGCCAACTACCATGCTAATGCTCAGGATGCTGAAGTCGTGCTGGTTGAAGGCCTGGTGCCGACCCGCAAACATCAGTTTGCCCAGTCGCTGAACTACGAAATTGCTAAAACGCTGAACGCGGAAATCGTCTTCGTGATGTCTCAGGGCACCGATACTCCGGAACAGCTGAAAGAACGCATGGAACTGACTCGCAGCAGCTTCGGCGGCGCGAAAAACACCAGCATTACCGGCGTTATCGTCAACAAGCTGAACGCTCCGGTTGATGAGCAGGGTCGCACCCGCCCGGACCTGTCCGAAATTTTCGATGACTCTTCCAAAGCGAAAGTCGTGAAAATTGACCCGGTTCTGCTGCAAAACGGTAGCCCGCTACCGGTTCTTGGCGCAGTGCCGTGGAGCTTCGATCTGATTGCCACTCGTGCGATTGATATGGCGCATCACCTGAACGCCACCATCATCAACGAAGGCGACATCAATACTCGCCGCGTGAAGTCTGTGACCTTCTGCGCACGTAGCATCCCGCATATGCTGGAACACTTCCGTGCCGGTTCTCTGCTGGTCACCTCCGCAGACCGCCCTGACGTGCTGGTTGCAGCCTGTCTGGCAGCGATGAACGGCGTAGAAATCGGCGCTATCCTGCTGACCGGGGCCTATGAAATGGACCCTCGTGTAAGCAAGCTGTGCGAACGTGCATTTGCGACCGGCCTGCCGGTATTCATGGTTAACACCAACACCTGGCAGACCTCTCTCAGCCTGCAGAGCTTTAACCTCGAAGTCCCGGCTGACGATCACGCGCGCATCGAGAAAGTTCAGGAATACGTTGCTAACTACATCAACGCTGACTGGATTGAATCCCTGACCGCCACTTCCGAGCGCAGCCGTCGCCTCTCTCCGCCTGCCTTCCGCTATCAGCTCACCGAGCTGGCGCGTAAAGCCGGCAAACGCGTTGTTCTGCCGGAAGGTGACGAACCGCGTACCGTTAAAGCTGCCGCTATCTGTGCTGAACGCGGTATCGCCACCTGCGTGCTGCTGGGTAACCCGGATGAGATCATCCGCGTTGCGGCATCGCAGGGCGTTGAGCTGGGCACGGGTGTTGAAATCGTTGATCCAGAAGTGGTTCGCGAAAGCTACGTTGCTCGTCTGGTCGAACTGCGTAAAAGCAAAGGGATGACCGAAACCGTCGCCCGCGAACAGCTGGAAGACAACGTGGTTCTCGGCACCCTGATGCTGGAACAAGACGATGTTGACGGTCTGGTTTCCGGTGCGGTTCATACCACTGCGAACACCATCCGTCCGCCGCTGCAGCTGATCAAAACTGCACCAGGCAGCTCGCTGGTTTCTTCCGTGTTCTTCATGCTGCTGCCAGAACAGGTTTACGTTTACGGCGACTGCGCGATCAACCCGGATCCGACGGCTGAACAGTTGGCTGAAATCGCCATTCAGTCTGCAGACTCTGCAACTGCTTTCGGTATCGAACCGCGCGTTGCGATGCTCTCCTACTCCACCGGCACCTCTGGCGCAGGCAGCGATGTAGAGAAAGTACGCGAAGCGACTCGTCTGGCGCAGGAAAAACGTCCTGACCTGATGATCGACGGCCCGCTGCAGTACGACGCCGCGGTAATGGCTGACGTTGCGAAATCCAAAGCGCCGAACTCTCCGGTTGCCGGTCGCGCTACCGTGTTCATCTTCCCGGACCTGAACACCGGTAACACCACTTATAAAGCCGTACAGCGTTCTGCCGACCTGATCTCCATCGGACCAATGCTGCAGGGTATGCGTAAGCCAGTGAACGACCTGTCCCGTGGCGCGCTGGTAGACGATATCGTCTACACCATCGCTCTGACCGCGATTCAGTCGTCTCAGCAGCAAGCATAA